The window ACCAACGCCGAATCTTTCGATCGTGATATGCCTATTAAGTTTTTTCCGATCAAGTTCGATAAACTTCGTCTAAAATTGGAAGCTGCCAAGCGTGCCGGTTATGACAAAGGAATTACCTTTGAATTCTCTCACTTTATGAGTCCGCAATCAGCCTATGCTCAAGCTGGACATCTTTACGATCGCTATAAAGAATATTTTGAAATAAAATAAAATACAGATGAAATCAACAGTAAATATTGGTTATGTAATTTTCTTGTCTGTCGTAGCTGCATTGGGAGGTTTCCTTTTCGGTTACGATACAGCAGTTATTTCCGGCACGATTGCGCAGGTTACTTCTCTTTTTTCTCTCGATTCCATTCAACAGGGATGGTTTGTAGGTTGTGCACTGGTAGGTTCTATTGCTGGCGTGCTTTGTGCCGGAGTTTTGAGTGACAAATTTGGCAGAAAGAAAACAATGATTCTTTCTGCTATTCTTTTTTCTGTTTCGGGAATTGGTTGTGCTATTTCCTGTAATTTTTATCAATTAGTGATTTACCGTATTATTGGTGGAGTGGGTATTGGAGTGGTATCAATCATTTCTCCGCTTTATATTTCTGAAGTCTCTGTGTCTAAATATAGAGGCCGACTTGTTTCTCTTTATCAATTGGCTGTAACAGTAGGCTTTCTGGGGGCTTATCTTGTAAACTATTGGTTGCTGCAATATTCTCTGGATGGAGCAGCAAAACTTTGTAATCCGGCATTGCTGAAAATTTTTCACACAGAAGCCTGGAGAGGAATGCTGGGAATGGAATCTCTTCCTGCCTTACTTTTCTTCCTTGTCATTTTTTTCATCCCTGAAAGTCCCCGCTGGTTAATTCTTAAGAAAAAAGAACTGTTTGCTCAACGTATTTTGCAACGTATTTACGGAAATGAAAAAGATGTGCAGTTTGAACTGAATGAAACCAGACAAGTATCTCAGTCGGGAACCAAATCAGAATGGAGGTTAATTCTGAAACCGGGAATTCTCAAAGCTGTACTTATTGGAGTAGCAATTGCTATTCTTGGACAGTTTATGGGGGTAAATGCAGTGCTTTATTACGGGCCAACAATCTTTGAGAGCAGTGGACTATCCAATGGCGATTCATTATTCTATCAAGTATTGGTAGGAGTGGTAAATATGCTGACTACAGTTCTGGCAATGACAATCATTGATAAAGTGGGGCGAAAGAAACTTGTTTATTATGGGGTTTCCGGCATGATTATTACCTTATTTTTTATTGCTTTTTACTTTATTAAAGGAGACGAATTTGGAATTCCAAATGTATTCCTTCTTGTCTGCTTTCTTTTATATATTTTCTGTTGTGCTGTTTCTATTTGTGCAGTAATCTGGGTGCTGCTTTCTGAGATGTATCCGATTAAAATTCGTGGATTGGCTATGTCCATTGCCGGATTTTCTTTGTGGGTTGGAACTTATCTTATTGGTCAGCTAACTCCCTGGATGCTTGAAAATCTCACTCCGGCAGGGACATTCATTCTGTTTGCTGTGATGTGTGTGCCTTACATGTTAATCATTTGGAAACTTGTGCCTGAAACTACCGGAAAATCCTTAGAAGAGATCGAAAAGATGTGGGATAAATAAGATCATATTAAAAGGCATATTCTTGTTTAGGCGTACACTTAAATATGATATTTTCTACTCTTATTTCATAAAAACTGTAGACCTTATAATTAAATAGAGTACACTTAATTTTAAATATAACCTGAGAAATTACTTAAAACATAGAATAAAGAACATTAAAAAATAGTATTATGGACTTTAAAAGTTTGGCAAAACAATACAAAGATGAACTCTTGAACAGCGTTCTTCCTTTCTGGCTCGAAAACTCACAGGACAAAGAATTTGGCGGTTATTTTAGTTGTCTTGACAGAGACGGTTCCGTTTTTGATACAGACAAGTTTATATGGCTCCAAGGTCGTGAAGTGTGGATGTTTTCCATGCTGTATAATAAAGTAGAAAAGAAGCAGGAATGGCTTGATTGTGCCGTACAGGGAGGAGAATTTCTGAAAAAATACGGTCACGACGGCAATTATAACTGGTACTTTTCTCTTGATCGACAAGGAAACCCGTTGATTGAACCTTATAATATATTTTCCTATACTTTTGCTACAATGGCTTTTGGACAACTGAGCCTGGCTACTGGTAATAAGGAATATGCCGAGATAGCTAAGAAGACATTTGAGATTATCCTTTCCAAAGTAGATAATCCTAAGGGAAAATGGAATAAGGTACATCCGGGAACCCGTGATCTGAAGAACTTTGCTTTGCCAATGATTCTTTGTAATCTGGCATTGGAAATAGAGCCGTTGCTTGATAAGGATTTTCTGGACAAGACTATTGAAACATGTGTTCACGAAGTGATGGATGTTTTCTACCGTCCTGAATTAGGAGGAATAATTATTGAAAATGTAACCATGGACGGTGAACTCTCTGATTCGTTTGACGGGAGATTAGTTAATCCGGGACATTCCATTGAAGCTATGTGGTTTATCATGGATCTGGGAAAACGCCTCAATCGTCCTGACTTGATCGAGAAAGCAAAGAACATAACCCTTACCATGCTAAACTATGGATGGGATAAAGAATTCGGTGGCATCTATTACTTTATGGATCGTTTGGGATACCCCACTCAGCAATTGGAATGGGACCAGAAACTTTGGTGGGTGCACATCGAGTCTATGATCTCTTTGCTAAAAGGTTACCAGTTAACTGGTTCAAAAGAATGTCTGGAATGGTTTGAGAAAATACACGATTATGTATGGACACACTTTAAAGATTCTGAGTATCCCGAATGGTTTGGTTACCTCAACCGCCGCGGTGAAGTACTTCTTCCTCTCAAAGGTGGAAAATGGAAAGGCTGTTTTCATGTACCACGCGGGTTGTACCAATGCTGGCAGGTATTGGAACAATTGAAATAAAAAACTTTTCTGGCTATGTTTTTACTATTATTCATCCCCTTGTAATCTAGTTGTATCAGTTTGAACATATCAGAATGTTTATTTTGCTGAGATTAAAAAATATATATAATGAAAAGTTTTGATAAAAATAGTCTTATTTTCCGAAAACAATTAATTATTGTCTTTCTACTGATAGTTTATTTTGTTTATCCACAAAATACACTCTCTGTAACTTTATTTAATAATGAAATAAAGGG of the uncultured Bacteroides sp. genome contains:
- a CDS encoding sugar porter family MFS transporter, whose translation is MKSTVNIGYVIFLSVVAALGGFLFGYDTAVISGTIAQVTSLFSLDSIQQGWFVGCALVGSIAGVLCAGVLSDKFGRKKTMILSAILFSVSGIGCAISCNFYQLVIYRIIGGVGIGVVSIISPLYISEVSVSKYRGRLVSLYQLAVTVGFLGAYLVNYWLLQYSLDGAAKLCNPALLKIFHTEAWRGMLGMESLPALLFFLVIFFIPESPRWLILKKKELFAQRILQRIYGNEKDVQFELNETRQVSQSGTKSEWRLILKPGILKAVLIGVAIAILGQFMGVNAVLYYGPTIFESSGLSNGDSLFYQVLVGVVNMLTTVLAMTIIDKVGRKKLVYYGVSGMIITLFFIAFYFIKGDEFGIPNVFLLVCFLLYIFCCAVSICAVIWVLLSEMYPIKIRGLAMSIAGFSLWVGTYLIGQLTPWMLENLTPAGTFILFAVMCVPYMLIIWKLVPETTGKSLEEIEKMWDK
- a CDS encoding AGE family epimerase/isomerase, with product MDFKSLAKQYKDELLNSVLPFWLENSQDKEFGGYFSCLDRDGSVFDTDKFIWLQGREVWMFSMLYNKVEKKQEWLDCAVQGGEFLKKYGHDGNYNWYFSLDRQGNPLIEPYNIFSYTFATMAFGQLSLATGNKEYAEIAKKTFEIILSKVDNPKGKWNKVHPGTRDLKNFALPMILCNLALEIEPLLDKDFLDKTIETCVHEVMDVFYRPELGGIIIENVTMDGELSDSFDGRLVNPGHSIEAMWFIMDLGKRLNRPDLIEKAKNITLTMLNYGWDKEFGGIYYFMDRLGYPTQQLEWDQKLWWVHIESMISLLKGYQLTGSKECLEWFEKIHDYVWTHFKDSEYPEWFGYLNRRGEVLLPLKGGKWKGCFHVPRGLYQCWQVLEQLK